The Novosphingobium kaempferiae genome includes a window with the following:
- the tssH gene encoding type VI secretion system ATPase TssH, with the protein MELNLKSLIGKLDDTCRQALEAAAGLALSRTNYDIEVEHWLNRLLEKQTSDLAVIATHFEIDLGRLAQDINRQIDGFKTGNGRSPAIAPNLVKLVREAWLVGSLEYGAGLVRSGHLLLALLTSNEFTGSARDISSQFAKIPAETLKTAFDKITANSEEAKVAAAPAASGGPAPLQPGAPGGGDALSKYCIDLTQQARDGKIDPIFGRDPEIRQIVDILTRRRQNNPILTGEAGVGKTAVVEGFALRIVQGDVPEALKNIRLLSLDLGLLQAGAGIKGEFENRLKSVIEEVKKSPTPIIMFIDEAHTLIGAGGAEGQNDAANLLKPALARGEMRTIAATTWAEYKKYFEKDPALTRRFQVVKVEEPSEKLAVAMLRGLVPVLEKHHGVRILGEALEAASSLSHRYITGRQLPDKAISLLDTACARVGISQAATPAPVEDLERRLGLLDSEVRMYEREAKAGADVKARLATAATEREEIEAEKARLTDVWQAELAAVKAVSEARDKVADAADGSPEAEAAISELREAQAKVAELQGETPMIYDVVDHNVVAEVLAGWTGIPVGRMVGDEIRSLLTVADQLADRIKGQRYALDMIAHTVKTARAGLADPRKPLGIFLFCGTSGVGKTETALALAELLYGGEQNITTINMSEFKEEHKVSTLVGAAPGYVGYGEGGVLTEAVRRKPYSVILLDEMEKAHPGVQDVFYQVFDKGSMKDGQGRDIDFKNTLIIMTSNAGTDTIEDLCRAKGKAEMPEPEELAQELRPALLEYFKPAFLGRVATVPFFPLEPEILKEIVVINLERIQKRIVANYGAEFTWDDALLDKLVERCTEVESGARNIENILKRGLLADLAGQLLEMRADGKSVARVEVTAGEGADYAFTIG; encoded by the coding sequence GTGGAGTTGAATCTCAAGAGTCTCATCGGGAAGCTTGACGATACTTGCCGGCAGGCGCTCGAAGCGGCTGCGGGACTGGCCCTTTCGCGCACAAATTACGACATCGAGGTGGAGCACTGGCTGAACCGCCTGCTGGAAAAGCAGACCTCCGACCTTGCCGTTATCGCCACGCATTTCGAGATCGATCTCGGCCGTCTGGCGCAGGACATCAATCGCCAGATCGACGGGTTCAAGACCGGCAACGGCCGCTCTCCCGCCATCGCGCCGAACCTCGTGAAGCTGGTGCGTGAGGCGTGGCTGGTCGGCTCGCTGGAGTATGGGGCCGGGCTCGTGCGTTCGGGCCACCTGCTGTTGGCTCTGCTCACCAGCAACGAATTCACCGGCTCCGCGCGCGACATCAGTTCGCAGTTCGCGAAGATCCCGGCGGAGACGCTGAAAACCGCGTTCGACAAGATCACCGCCAATTCCGAGGAGGCGAAGGTCGCTGCTGCTCCTGCGGCGTCCGGCGGCCCGGCGCCGTTGCAGCCGGGCGCTCCTGGTGGTGGCGATGCCCTGTCAAAGTACTGCATCGACCTGACGCAGCAGGCCCGCGACGGGAAGATCGATCCCATCTTCGGGCGCGATCCCGAAATCCGCCAGATCGTCGATATCCTGACGCGGCGTCGGCAGAACAATCCCATCCTCACCGGTGAGGCGGGCGTCGGCAAGACCGCGGTGGTCGAAGGCTTTGCCCTGCGCATCGTACAAGGCGACGTCCCGGAGGCGTTGAAGAACATCCGTCTCCTCTCGCTCGACCTCGGGCTGTTGCAGGCCGGTGCAGGGATCAAGGGCGAGTTCGAGAACCGGCTCAAGTCGGTGATCGAGGAGGTGAAGAAAAGCCCGACGCCGATCATCATGTTCATCGACGAGGCGCATACCCTGATCGGCGCGGGCGGTGCCGAGGGGCAGAACGACGCCGCGAACCTGCTCAAGCCCGCTCTTGCCCGAGGCGAAATGCGGACGATCGCGGCGACGACCTGGGCCGAATACAAGAAGTACTTCGAGAAGGATCCCGCGCTGACCCGCCGCTTCCAGGTGGTCAAGGTGGAGGAGCCGAGCGAGAAGCTGGCCGTCGCCATGCTGCGCGGCCTCGTCCCGGTGCTGGAGAAGCACCATGGCGTGCGCATCCTGGGCGAGGCGCTGGAAGCGGCGTCCAGCCTGTCGCACCGCTACATCACCGGGCGGCAGTTGCCCGACAAGGCGATCTCGCTGCTCGACACCGCCTGCGCCCGCGTTGGCATCAGCCAGGCGGCGACACCCGCCCCGGTCGAGGATCTGGAGCGCCGTCTCGGGCTACTCGACAGTGAAGTACGCATGTACGAGCGCGAGGCCAAGGCTGGCGCGGACGTGAAGGCCCGGCTCGCAACCGCCGCGACCGAGCGAGAGGAGATCGAGGCGGAGAAGGCGCGCCTGACCGACGTATGGCAGGCCGAACTCGCCGCCGTGAAAGCCGTCTCCGAAGCGCGCGACAAGGTGGCGGACGCAGCCGACGGCTCGCCCGAAGCCGAGGCGGCGATCAGCGAACTGCGCGAGGCGCAGGCCAAGGTGGCCGAACTTCAGGGCGAAACGCCGATGATCTACGACGTCGTCGATCACAACGTCGTCGCCGAAGTACTGGCGGGCTGGACGGGCATTCCGGTCGGCCGCATGGTGGGCGACGAAATCCGCTCGCTGCTGACCGTGGCGGACCAGCTCGCCGACCGCATCAAGGGCCAGCGCTACGCGCTCGACATGATCGCGCATACGGTGAAGACGGCGCGGGCTGGCCTCGCCGATCCGAGGAAGCCGCTGGGCATCTTCCTGTTCTGCGGCACCTCCGGCGTCGGCAAGACGGAGACCGCGCTGGCGCTCGCCGAACTGCTCTACGGCGGCGAACAGAACATCACGACCATCAACATGAGCGAGTTCAAGGAGGAGCACAAAGTCTCCACGCTCGTCGGTGCGGCGCCAGGCTACGTCGGATATGGCGAGGGCGGCGTGCTGACCGAGGCGGTGCGGCGCAAGCCCTACTCGGTGATCCTGCTCGACGAGATGGAGAAGGCGCATCCCGGCGTGCAGGACGTCTTCTACCAGGTCTTCGACAAGGGCTCGATGAAGGACGGCCAGGGCCGCGACATCGACTTCAAGAACACCCTCATCATCATGACCTCGAACGCGGGCACCGACACCATCGAGGACTTGTGCCGCGCGAAGGGCAAGGCCGAGATGCCCGAGCCCGAGGAGCTGGCGCAGGAACTTCGGCCCGCGCTGCTCGAATACTTCAAGCCGGCCTTCCTGGGCCGCGTGGCGACCGTGCCGTTCTTCCCGCTCGAACCCGAGATCTTGAAGGAGATCGTGGTCATCAATCTCGAGCGTATCCAGAAGCGCATCGTCGCGAACTACGGTGCGGAATTCACCTGGGACGACGCTCTGCTCGACAAGCTGGTGGAGCGTTGCACCGAGGTGGAAAGCGGGGCGCGAAACATAGAAAACATCCTGAAGCGCGGGCTTCTCGCCGATCTCGCCGGGCAACTTCTCGAAATGCGGGCCGACGGAAAGTCGGTCGCCCGCGTGGAAGTGACCGCAGGCGAAGGCGCGGACTACGCTTTCACTATCGGTTGA
- the tssG gene encoding type VI secretion system baseplate subunit TssG, producing the protein MIVLADLLERLRRSTFVQAARTVQGWAASRGNGAESGRDDLPAAEPARFAASDRMFAPANDVAAAEAGEREQVRIVANVMGLAGATPALPPPYSELQLQRRRARDFAFGHFLAIFDHRALSFFWRIAEKYSWPLMAERAGREGPARGRDPVQEMLVTLAGIGYDGARDRLDMRDNALVTLVGHLADTRRSAASVEAVLRVMTGLPLRVVEAVPTWMAVPPAEQTRIGGFDAQFAQLGQPADAQQSGVSAAAMIGAAVLDAQHHYVVEIGPLTYRQLQDFCCRREARREVTQLCALAAGIEQRPSMRLLIATADIPELRLGDSESPAMLGWTTWMGIPERSEDVANDCLIPIDPTAMTRKTG; encoded by the coding sequence ATGATCGTCCTCGCCGACCTGCTGGAGCGGCTGCGTCGTTCCACGTTCGTGCAGGCCGCGCGCACCGTGCAGGGCTGGGCGGCCTCGCGTGGAAACGGGGCGGAGAGCGGGCGCGACGATCTGCCCGCTGCCGAACCCGCGCGCTTCGCTGCTTCCGACCGCATGTTCGCGCCCGCCAACGATGTCGCTGCGGCGGAGGCGGGCGAGCGCGAACAGGTGCGCATCGTCGCCAACGTGATGGGGCTTGCGGGCGCGACCCCCGCGCTGCCGCCGCCCTACAGCGAATTGCAGTTGCAGCGCCGGCGCGCGCGCGATTTCGCCTTCGGGCACTTTCTTGCGATCTTCGATCACCGCGCGCTCTCGTTCTTCTGGCGCATCGCCGAGAAATATTCCTGGCCGCTGATGGCCGAGCGGGCCGGGCGCGAAGGGCCTGCGCGGGGCCGCGATCCGGTGCAGGAGATGCTCGTGACGCTCGCGGGCATCGGCTACGACGGCGCGCGCGACCGGCTCGACATGCGCGACAATGCGTTGGTCACGCTCGTCGGCCACCTTGCCGACACGCGGCGCAGCGCGGCCAGTGTGGAGGCGGTGCTACGGGTCATGACCGGTCTGCCGCTGCGCGTGGTCGAGGCGGTGCCGACGTGGATGGCGGTTCCGCCTGCCGAACAGACCCGTATCGGAGGGTTCGACGCGCAGTTCGCGCAGCTCGGCCAGCCCGCCGATGCGCAGCAAAGCGGAGTCAGCGCCGCAGCGATGATCGGTGCGGCGGTGCTGGATGCGCAGCACCACTATGTCGTCGAGATCGGGCCGCTGACCTATCGCCAGTTGCAGGACTTCTGCTGTCGCCGGGAAGCGCGACGCGAGGTCACGCAATTGTGCGCTCTTGCTGCGGGGATCGAGCAAAGGCCGTCGATGCGGCTGCTGATCGCGACAGCCGATATCCCCGAGTTGCGGCTGGGGGATTCCGAGTCGCCGGCCATGCTTGGATGGACGACGTGGATGGGAATTCCGGAAAGGTCCGAAGACGTTGCAAATGACTGTCTGATTCCGATCGATCCGACCGCAATGACGCGAAAAACAGGTTGA
- a CDS encoding Hcp family type VI secretion system effector, translated as MAIYLKIDSIKGSTTTKGFEDQIELNSFQWGAGLGVSSARGGDRTTSEPSVSEITATKVVDKSSEGLFKSLLKGEAVGTGTVSFTAASKGEAVAYATLKLEEVIISGFSMSSGGDLPSESLSLNFTKFDWSFTGRDGKQGGSPTHLIYSLIENAVG; from the coding sequence GTGGCTATTTATCTCAAGATCGACAGCATCAAGGGCAGCACCACGACCAAGGGGTTCGAGGACCAGATCGAGCTGAACAGCTTCCAGTGGGGAGCCGGCCTTGGCGTCAGCAGCGCGCGTGGCGGCGACCGCACGACGAGCGAGCCGAGCGTCTCGGAAATCACGGCGACCAAGGTGGTCGACAAGTCGTCCGAAGGCCTGTTCAAGTCGCTGCTCAAGGGTGAAGCGGTCGGCACTGGTACCGTGTCGTTCACCGCGGCAAGCAAGGGCGAGGCCGTCGCCTACGCCACGCTGAAGCTTGAGGAAGTCATCATTTCCGGCTTCAGCATGTCGAGCGGTGGCGATCTGCCGTCGGAATCGCTGTCGCTGAACTTCACCAAGTTCGACTGGTCGTTCACCGGCCGCGACGGCAAGCAGGGTGGCAGCCCGACGCACCTGATCTACAGCCTGATCGAAAACGCGGTCGGCTGA
- a CDS encoding DUF6931 family protein, producing MASTPPVFVPFRFQRAELEAKADLTPEGRAILGRIGHPEKLVTALVDVGQVRDAVHVLSLILPHRQAVWWACLAVRLLPDLDRRKQDLAAVTVAERWVQGGSGADAEMAGEIANACDPDFAPAWVATAAFWSGPSIAPRGQQPVPPPSYLPGVATRVALLLLSQDPALAGRYAFADWLAIGLALMGGGNGAQAQADLRGRLAEARPA from the coding sequence ATGGCCTCGACTCCGCCTGTTTTCGTGCCTTTTCGTTTCCAGCGCGCCGAACTGGAAGCGAAGGCGGACCTTACGCCGGAAGGGCGGGCGATACTCGGCCGGATCGGGCATCCGGAGAAGCTTGTGACCGCGCTCGTCGATGTGGGGCAGGTGCGCGATGCGGTGCATGTGCTGTCGCTGATCCTGCCGCATCGGCAGGCGGTCTGGTGGGCCTGCCTTGCGGTCCGCCTGCTGCCCGACCTCGACCGGCGCAAGCAGGATCTCGCCGCAGTCACGGTGGCCGAACGGTGGGTGCAGGGCGGCAGTGGCGCCGACGCCGAGATGGCGGGCGAGATCGCCAATGCCTGCGACCCGGATTTCGCACCGGCATGGGTGGCCACCGCCGCGTTCTGGTCCGGCCCCTCCATCGCGCCGCGCGGGCAGCAGCCGGTGCCGCCGCCGTCGTATCTGCCCGGGGTGGCGACGCGTGTGGCGCTGCTGCTTCTGTCGCAGGATCCCGCGCTGGCGGGACGCTACGCCTTTGCCGACTGGCTGGCGATCGGGCTCGCGCTGATGGGCGGAGGCAACGGCGCTCAGGCTCAGGCAGACCTGCGGGGCAGGCTGGCCGAAGCGAGGCCTGCCTGA
- the tssE gene encoding type VI secretion system baseplate subunit TssE — protein sequence MARIITQSLVDRLIDDDPHDSADAHETEEEAIARYKVALRRDLESLLNTKRPWLPVTARYPGLDRTILGYGIPDLSTEDMSVAAVRERVRRTIAQVIREHEPRLSNIEIEMDEGPTSRGMRLRISAVLTVVQSEEAVVYEAAVRPGDRTIEVALPG from the coding sequence ATGGCGCGGATCATCACGCAGTCTCTGGTCGACCGCCTGATCGACGACGATCCCCACGACTCCGCCGACGCGCACGAGACCGAGGAGGAGGCCATCGCGCGCTACAAGGTGGCGCTGCGCCGCGATCTTGAGAGCCTGCTGAACACCAAGCGCCCGTGGCTGCCGGTCACGGCCCGCTATCCCGGGCTCGATCGCACGATCCTGGGCTACGGCATTCCCGACCTTTCGACCGAGGACATGTCCGTCGCCGCCGTCAGGGAGCGTGTCCGCCGCACGATCGCGCAGGTCATCCGCGAACACGAACCGCGCCTGTCGAACATCGAGATCGAGATGGACGAGGGGCCGACCTCGCGGGGGATGCGCCTGCGCATCTCTGCGGTGCTCACCGTCGTGCAGAGCGAGGAAGCCGTGGTCTACGAAGCAGCCGTTCGCCCCGGCGACCGGACGATCGAGGTGGCGCTTCCCGGATGA
- a CDS encoding type VI secretion system Vgr family protein — translation MEKHLLNLRVLADATVEDYALVGFEGREEISQPFDYRLELITSAEPDLTSWIGKLAEFDIYPGAGEERIFAGRIYAARKVVNDDVGRIFVQVRPAYHALSYASATHFVQDKNSVEIFEGMTADVTGLVKTVSVAATPPKRGYAVRYDESEIDFLARLLAQDGILYFFVYDRSAGAYRHKMVVTDKPASYVDIAAGPVEFKAGSKIGHIGTLERHYAAASRKHKHVSFNVNKLDEPFLKDSSSGDAWGAVYSHEYETIGYEAMASGDVGSRQKATDEHGGQVADKVEGNSIESSFMAGGRVEIHGDGAGFAPRRVVLTSVTHSAYDPWMFEGAGTGHYSNRFTAIDATKIWRPRVDTPARQAPGPMLGVVEFDGASAGEIKVDDEWRIPVAISNARDYSSAGFPKQVWIPVQQQWAHSTHGAQFFPRIGTRVIIDFLYGNPDLPLVTGTVYTPSQAYPFDPASKVTQTGWRSVTEKNGSIVQEFYFEDKEGNEEIKLYTGRDYRREVDQDDWGTIKRDQTLEVKRDRKRTVEGKETVDVKSTRTVTVTDKNLLESQTEIEIKVGGSSIKLTPTAIEIKSTKITIKADAQLEMTGTAQAKLNGAMVEVKADAILTAQGSLVKIN, via the coding sequence ATGGAAAAGCACCTTCTCAATCTTCGCGTCCTCGCCGATGCGACGGTGGAGGATTACGCTCTGGTCGGTTTCGAGGGGCGGGAAGAGATTTCCCAGCCTTTCGACTATCGTCTGGAACTGATTACCAGCGCCGAACCCGATCTCACCAGCTGGATCGGCAAGCTGGCGGAGTTCGACATCTATCCCGGAGCCGGAGAAGAGCGCATCTTCGCGGGGCGCATCTATGCCGCGCGCAAGGTCGTGAACGACGACGTCGGGCGCATCTTCGTGCAGGTCCGGCCCGCCTATCACGCGCTGTCCTACGCCAGCGCGACGCATTTCGTGCAGGACAAGAACAGCGTCGAGATATTCGAGGGCATGACGGCCGACGTGACGGGTCTGGTGAAGACCGTGTCGGTCGCCGCAACTCCGCCCAAGCGCGGCTACGCCGTGCGCTACGATGAGAGCGAGATCGACTTTCTCGCCCGGCTGCTGGCGCAGGACGGCATCCTCTATTTCTTCGTCTACGACAGAAGTGCGGGGGCATACCGGCACAAGATGGTCGTGACGGACAAACCCGCGAGTTACGTGGACATCGCCGCCGGGCCGGTCGAGTTCAAGGCGGGCAGCAAGATCGGCCATATCGGCACGCTGGAGCGGCACTACGCGGCCGCATCGCGCAAGCACAAGCACGTCTCGTTCAACGTCAACAAACTGGACGAACCGTTCCTGAAGGACAGTTCGTCCGGCGACGCCTGGGGTGCGGTCTATAGCCACGAATACGAGACGATCGGCTACGAGGCGATGGCGTCGGGTGACGTCGGCAGCCGCCAGAAGGCGACGGACGAGCATGGCGGGCAGGTCGCCGACAAGGTCGAGGGCAATTCGATCGAGTCCAGCTTCATGGCGGGCGGTCGCGTGGAAATCCATGGCGACGGGGCCGGTTTCGCACCGCGTCGGGTGGTGCTGACCAGCGTGACCCACTCCGCTTACGACCCCTGGATGTTCGAAGGCGCCGGCACCGGGCATTACTCCAACCGCTTCACCGCCATCGACGCGACGAAGATCTGGCGCCCGCGCGTCGATACGCCCGCGCGGCAGGCGCCGGGGCCGATGCTCGGCGTCGTCGAGTTCGACGGGGCGTCTGCGGGCGAGATCAAGGTCGACGACGAATGGCGCATTCCGGTCGCGATCTCGAACGCGCGGGACTATTCCTCGGCCGGGTTTCCGAAGCAGGTCTGGATACCCGTGCAGCAGCAATGGGCGCACTCGACCCACGGCGCGCAGTTCTTTCCGCGCATCGGTACGCGCGTCATCATCGATTTTCTGTACGGCAACCCCGACCTGCCGCTCGTCACGGGTACGGTTTACACGCCGTCGCAGGCCTATCCTTTCGATCCCGCCAGCAAGGTCACGCAGACGGGTTGGCGCTCTGTGACCGAGAAGAACGGCTCCATCGTCCAGGAGTTCTACTTCGAGGACAAGGAGGGCAACGAGGAGATCAAGCTCTATACCGGACGCGATTATCGCCGCGAGGTCGATCAGGACGACTGGGGGACGATCAAGCGTGACCAGACGCTTGAGGTCAAGCGCGACCGCAAGCGCACGGTGGAGGGCAAGGAGACGGTCGACGTCAAATCTACCCGCACGGTGACGGTGACCGACAAGAACCTGCTGGAATCGCAGACGGAGATCGAGATCAAGGTCGGCGGCTCGTCGATCAAGCTCACGCCTACGGCGATCGAGATCAAGTCGACCAAGATCACGATCAAGGCGGACGCCCAACTCGAGATGACCGGTACTGCGCAGGCCAAGCTTAATGGAGCCATGGTGGAGGTAAAGGCCGACGCCATATTGACGGCCCAAGGCTCTCTGGTGAAGATCAACTGA
- the tssF gene encoding type VI secretion system baseplate subunit TssF — MIDDLIAYYQRELDYLKRNAGAFAEAYPRYAARLRISRDAIEDPHVSRLIESVAFLNGRLRHKLEEDYSELSDALLLTLYPHLIQPLPSLMVVRLEPGADMAEAVTVPGGTTVTTEPIDGVACRYRLCSDTRLLPLRLAEAAMVGPPFEAPVGTGAARGMLRLTFETTKPEVELAKLDIESLRLFIKSDGRRAQILLEQIGANLIGAAVATGATDANAVALGPENVRLLGLDEDELLLPQPRTARKPYALLQEHFAYPHKHLFFEISGLDRRLINAEGNRFEVYLFFDRISSELERVVRADDFELHAVPALNLFPLEAEPIHLDHTSVEYRIVPSALHEDAIEVHSVTSVTLQTASGERIETPSLYSFRRGSTELGTFFHSTARRSSFSIGGGDDVFLTIADLKAQLLAEDTTVVNTSILATNRDLPARLPFGGGRPYLEVAGTINGLAGVSALTKPTPTRRPARGPSAHWKLIGQLSLNYLTLVGDELSGEALREVLAIYDTGNTPDSEYLRERLISVTSSPGVARLRFKGHTAMCSGIDVTLELDDERLSGSGSFLLCAVIERFLAGACALNSFVRVTARLQRETGAWKTWAPRIGDRPLI, encoded by the coding sequence ATGATCGACGACCTCATCGCCTACTACCAGCGCGAGCTCGATTACCTCAAGCGCAACGCGGGGGCCTTTGCGGAGGCCTATCCGCGCTATGCCGCGCGCCTCAGGATCAGCCGCGATGCGATCGAGGATCCGCACGTCAGCCGCCTGATCGAGTCGGTGGCGTTCCTCAACGGGCGACTGCGGCACAAGCTTGAGGAAGACTATTCCGAACTGTCCGACGCGCTGCTGCTGACGCTGTATCCGCACCTCATCCAGCCGCTGCCGTCGTTGATGGTGGTACGGCTGGAGCCCGGCGCCGACATGGCCGAAGCGGTGACGGTTCCCGGCGGAACCACGGTGACGACCGAGCCGATCGATGGTGTCGCCTGTCGCTATCGGCTGTGCTCGGACACGCGCCTGCTACCCCTGCGACTGGCCGAGGCAGCGATGGTCGGGCCGCCGTTCGAGGCGCCGGTGGGGACGGGTGCGGCGCGCGGAATGCTGCGGCTTACGTTTGAGACGACCAAGCCGGAAGTGGAGCTGGCCAAGCTCGACATCGAATCGCTGCGGCTGTTCATCAAGAGCGACGGGCGGCGGGCGCAGATCCTGCTGGAGCAGATCGGCGCGAACCTCATCGGCGCGGCGGTGGCCACCGGGGCGACCGATGCCAACGCGGTGGCGTTGGGCCCCGAGAATGTGCGTCTGCTTGGGCTGGACGAGGACGAGCTTCTGCTCCCGCAGCCGCGCACCGCGCGCAAGCCCTATGCCTTGCTGCAGGAGCATTTCGCTTACCCGCACAAGCACCTGTTCTTCGAGATTTCCGGGCTCGACCGCCGCCTCATCAATGCCGAGGGCAACCGCTTCGAGGTCTACCTGTTCTTCGACCGCATCTCGTCGGAGCTGGAACGCGTGGTCCGGGCCGATGACTTCGAACTGCACGCCGTCCCCGCGCTCAACCTTTTTCCGCTGGAGGCCGAGCCGATCCATCTCGATCACACTTCGGTCGAGTACCGCATCGTGCCGAGCGCGCTGCACGAGGATGCGATCGAGGTCCATTCCGTCACCAGCGTGACGCTGCAGACGGCGAGCGGGGAGCGGATCGAGACGCCGTCGCTCTATTCGTTCCGGCGCGGATCGACCGAACTGGGCACGTTCTTCCATTCCACCGCGCGGCGATCGAGCTTCAGCATCGGCGGCGGCGACGACGTGTTCCTGACCATCGCCGACCTCAAGGCGCAACTGCTGGCCGAGGATACGACGGTGGTGAACACCAGCATCCTTGCCACGAACCGCGATCTGCCTGCGCGGCTGCCGTTCGGCGGCGGACGGCCTTATCTGGAAGTGGCGGGCACGATCAACGGCCTGGCCGGCGTCAGCGCGCTCACCAAGCCGACGCCGACGCGGCGGCCCGCGCGGGGCCCTTCCGCGCACTGGAAGCTGATCGGGCAACTCTCGCTCAACTATCTGACGCTGGTGGGCGACGAACTTTCGGGCGAGGCGCTGCGCGAAGTGCTGGCGATCTACGACACGGGCAACACGCCCGACAGCGAATATCTGCGCGAAAGGCTGATCTCGGTCACGTCCTCGCCCGGCGTGGCGCGGCTGCGGTTCAAGGGGCATACGGCGATGTGTTCGGGCATCGATGTGACGCTGGAACTGGATGACGAGCGGCTTTCGGGCTCGGGCTCGTTCCTGCTCTGCGCCGTGATCGAGCGGTTCCTTGCCGGGGCCTGCGCGCTCAACAGCTTCGTGCGGGTGACGGCGCGGTTGCAGCGCGAGACCGGGGCCTGGAAGACGTGGGCGCCGCGCATCGGCGACCGGCCGCTGATATGA